The following coding sequences are from one Verrucosispora sp. WMMD573 window:
- a CDS encoding thiazole synthase, with amino-acid sequence MDHESSAFELGGVRFTSRLILGTGGAANLHVLEQAIRASGTELVTLALRRVETVPGGSGGLLDLLDRCGVRLLPNTAGCYTAGEAVKVARLARDAFETDWVKLEVIGDERTLLPDGVELLRAAEELVEDGFTVLPYTSDDPVLARRLADVGCAAVMPAGAPIGSGLGINNPHHIRLIRQDVAVPVILDAGIGTASDAALAMELGCDAVLLASAVTRAADPVAMATAMRYAIAAGRLAHGAGRIPHRFHALASTPDEGRPDL; translated from the coding sequence ATGGACCACGAGTCGAGCGCCTTCGAGTTGGGCGGCGTCCGGTTCACCTCCCGGCTGATCCTCGGTACCGGCGGGGCGGCCAACCTGCACGTGCTGGAGCAGGCGATCCGGGCGTCCGGCACCGAGTTGGTCACCCTGGCGCTGCGCCGGGTGGAAACGGTGCCCGGCGGCTCGGGTGGCCTGTTGGACCTGCTCGATCGGTGCGGTGTGCGGCTGTTGCCCAACACCGCGGGCTGCTACACGGCGGGCGAGGCGGTGAAGGTGGCCCGGCTGGCCCGGGACGCGTTCGAAACCGACTGGGTGAAGCTGGAGGTGATCGGCGACGAGCGGACGCTGCTGCCCGACGGGGTGGAACTGCTCCGCGCCGCCGAGGAACTGGTCGAGGACGGGTTCACCGTGCTGCCGTACACCTCCGACGACCCGGTGCTGGCACGGCGTCTGGCTGACGTCGGTTGCGCGGCGGTGATGCCAGCCGGCGCGCCGATCGGCTCCGGCCTGGGGATCAACAATCCGCACCACATCCGGCTCATCCGGCAGGACGTGGCCGTGCCGGTGATCCTGGACGCGGGGATCGGCACCGCCTCCGACGCGGCGCTGGCCATGGAGTTGGGCTGTGACGCGGTGTTGCTGGCGAGCGCGGTGACCCGGGCCGCGGACCCGGTGGCGATGGCCACCGCGATGCGGTACGCGATCGCCGCCGGCCGCCTCGCCCATGGCGCCGGCCGCATCCCGCACCGCTTTCACGCCCTCGCCTCCACTCCCGACGAAGGCCGCCCCGACCTGTGA
- the thiS gene encoding sulfur carrier protein ThiS, producing the protein MELTVNGAGCSLPDGLTVADLVRDITGQQRGVAVAVNGEVVPRTGWPATVLRGGDRVEVLSAAQGG; encoded by the coding sequence GTGGAACTGACCGTGAACGGTGCCGGGTGCAGCCTGCCGGACGGGCTGACGGTGGCCGACCTGGTCCGCGACATCACCGGCCAACAGCGCGGCGTCGCGGTGGCGGTGAACGGTGAGGTGGTACCGCGTACCGGCTGGCCGGCGACGGTGCTGCGCGGCGGTGACCGGGTCGAGGTGCTCAGCGCCGCCCAGGGCGGGTGA
- the thiO gene encoding glycine oxidase ThiO: MLTGRPATSGVVPPRRPDVAVVGGGPIGWAVAWRCAARGLRVVVHDPAPGSGASQVAAGMLAPVAEAYFGERELTALLTESAGRWPGFAAELTEVTGTDIGYRTEGTLMVGLTTDDLAEARRLWAYQQELGLPVTPLRPSPLREREPALAPRVRGGALAATDHQVDPRRLVPALRLAAERAGAVLVAEPVRRLSDVAAGATVVAAGCGSAALTGLPVRPVKGQVLRLRAPDGGPPGFRHVIRGYADGEHVYLVPRDSGEVVVGATVEERSDLGVSAGAVLRLLRAAVDLLPEIAEYDLVETLAGLRPGTPDNAPILGPLPGRPGVLVATGHHRHGIVLTPVTADMITDLITGDGNSDALLAPFRPDRFADSPGVVGATAARTFPHSTEDDSWN; encoded by the coding sequence ATGTTGACCGGACGCCCGGCCACCAGCGGTGTGGTGCCACCGCGCCGCCCCGACGTGGCAGTCGTGGGGGGCGGGCCGATCGGGTGGGCGGTCGCCTGGCGGTGCGCGGCGCGCGGGTTGCGGGTGGTCGTGCACGATCCGGCGCCCGGGTCGGGTGCCTCGCAGGTGGCCGCCGGCATGCTGGCACCGGTCGCCGAGGCGTACTTCGGCGAGCGGGAGCTGACCGCCCTGCTTACCGAGTCGGCCGGCCGCTGGCCCGGGTTCGCCGCCGAACTGACCGAGGTGACCGGCACCGACATCGGCTACCGGACCGAAGGCACCCTGATGGTCGGGCTGACCACCGACGACCTCGCCGAGGCGCGTCGGCTCTGGGCGTACCAGCAGGAGTTGGGGTTGCCGGTGACGCCGCTGCGCCCGTCGCCGCTGCGCGAGCGCGAGCCGGCGCTGGCGCCCCGGGTGCGTGGCGGCGCGCTCGCCGCCACCGACCATCAGGTCGACCCGCGCCGGCTGGTGCCGGCGCTGCGGCTGGCGGCGGAGCGGGCGGGCGCGGTGCTGGTCGCCGAGCCGGTACGCCGGCTGTCCGACGTCGCGGCCGGCGCGACGGTGGTCGCCGCCGGCTGCGGCAGCGCGGCCCTGACCGGTCTGCCGGTCCGTCCGGTGAAGGGCCAGGTGCTGCGGCTGCGCGCGCCCGATGGCGGGCCGCCAGGCTTCCGGCACGTGATCCGGGGGTACGCCGACGGCGAGCACGTCTACCTCGTGCCGCGCGACAGCGGTGAGGTGGTCGTCGGTGCGACCGTCGAAGAGCGCTCCGACCTCGGTGTCTCCGCCGGAGCGGTGCTGCGGCTGCTGCGGGCCGCCGTCGACCTGCTGCCGGAGATCGCCGAGTACGACCTGGTCGAGACGCTGGCGGGGCTGCGTCCGGGCACGCCGGACAACGCGCCGATCCTGGGCCCGTTACCGGGGCGGCCGGGGGTCCTGGTCGCCACCGGCCACCACCGGCACGGGATCGTGCTGACTCCGGTCACCGCAGACATGATCACCGACTTGATCACGGGGGACGGCAACTCCGACGCACTGCTGGCACCCTTCCGGCCGGACCGGTTCGCCGACTCACCCGGCGTCGTGGGCGCAACGGCCGCTCGCACTTTTCCGCACTCGACGGAGGACGACTCGTGGAACTGA
- a CDS encoding thiamine phosphate synthase, translated as MPSLGRLHLITDTRPGRDPLAVLRAVLPVVHKQLVVQVRVEDCATDRQTYELTRQVLALVRPYRVPCLVNDRLHVALATGAAGGHVGADDLPVAAAREVLGPTAVLGATAREPATALAAVTAGASYLGVGPCRVTATKDGLPPPIGAAGVRAVVESVEVPVIAIGGVTAADVPELRAAGAYGVAVVGALSGATDPARAAAELVRALTC; from the coding sequence GTGCCGTCCCTGGGGCGACTGCATCTGATCACCGACACCCGACCCGGGCGGGATCCGCTCGCCGTGCTGCGGGCCGTGCTCCCGGTGGTCCACAAGCAACTGGTGGTTCAGGTCCGCGTCGAGGACTGCGCCACCGACCGGCAGACGTACGAGCTGACCCGGCAGGTGTTGGCCCTGGTTAGGCCGTACCGGGTGCCCTGCCTGGTCAACGACCGACTGCACGTGGCCTTGGCCACCGGCGCCGCCGGTGGTCACGTCGGTGCCGACGACCTGCCCGTGGCGGCGGCCCGGGAGGTGCTCGGCCCGACGGCGGTGCTGGGTGCCACCGCGCGGGAACCGGCAACCGCGCTTGCCGCGGTCACCGCCGGAGCTAGCTACCTGGGCGTGGGACCGTGCCGTGTCACCGCCACCAAGGACGGGCTGCCCCCGCCGATCGGCGCGGCCGGTGTTCGGGCGGTGGTCGAGTCGGTCGAGGTACCGGTGATCGCCATCGGTGGGGTGACGGCGGCGGACGTGCCCGAGTTGCGGGCCGCCGGCGCGTACGGGGTGGCGGTGGTCGGTGCGCTCTCCGGAGCCACCGATCCCGCCCGCGCCGCCGCCGAGCTGGTTCGGGCGCTGACATGTTGA
- a CDS encoding ThuA domain-containing protein, with product MPRTPRARAPLTAAFLSLGLAATMLLAAPAAQAAPAPVAQAVPEAAAETFSVLVFSKTAGFRHASIPTGIAAIQELGAEHGFTVDTTEDGAAFTDANLAQYRAVIWLSTTGDVLTADQQAAFERYIQAGGGYAGIHAAADTEYSWAWYGELVGAYFNSHPANQQATVKVEDPAHPSTAHLPGRWSRFDEWYNYRTNPRGSVHVLATLDETSYNAGSGAMGPDHPIAWCQDYDGGRAWYTGGGHTDESYAEPEFRTHLLGGIRTAAGIQGADCGASLTASFEKVTLDSNTSNPMELDIAPDGRVFYIERDGRVQIVKPDTGNTVTAIDLDVFTGNEDGLIGIRLDPDFATNNWVYLYYAPNDGVARNVLSRFTVSGDSIDAASEEVVLQVDTQRNTCCHAGGTMTFDSAGNLYLATGDNTNPFSSDAYTPIDERPGRADYDAQRTSGNTNDLRGKVIRIHPQDDGTYTIPEGNLFPPGTAQTRPEIYAMGFRNPFRIGIDPATDTLYVADYGPDAASDNPNRGPEGLVEWNIVDEPGNYGWPYCTGTNEAYNDYQFPSGPSGPKFDCAAVVNNSPNNTGLTNLPPAIPATVDYGYGGDPRYPEIGGGGAPMGGPVYRYDADLDSDRKWPAYYDGKALLGEWNQSKMYTMQVTEDGTELVDINQLLTGMSFIRPMDFEFGPDGAMYLIEWGSGFGGNNDNSGVYRIDYIAGDRAPIAVANAEPTSGQAPLTVAFSSAGSRDPDGGTLTYAWTFGDGGTSTEANPTHTYAEAGNYTAQLTVTNPKGRTAVANVPITVGNTAPTVTIEFPPDGGFFDWGDQVKYTITVTDPEDGDVDCADVQLQVLLGHDEHAHPLEQHTGCTGTVQTQLAAGHGAEANVFTVFEASYTDQGGSGGADPLTGRAIEILQPKRKQAEYFTATGRTEDGTGGGDPGVQREATGDSAGGGQNIGFIEDGDWWSVVPADLTGIDEIRFRVASAVSGGVIEVRAGAVDGPVVATAAVPGTGDWQTYTDVTAPVTGAASGSLYFVAQDPAGGAGSLFNVNWADFVGKGVTDNAPPAVTATATPASGTAPVTIAFGGTATDPEGDTPLTYEWDFGDGGTADTLQAEHTYTAPGNYTATLTVTDSRGARSYATVPVRIDAPNTSCFGTRSDDFSGDSLDRDRWEVVRENQLLAVSDDALRLPTGVGDLYGSRNDATNLVLQPAPSGAWQATTKVTLPVTANYQQAGLLVYGDDENYAKLDLLYNGSRRVEFIRETAGTPRNEGADSTDAPAGDTVYLRVSSDGTSLTAALSADGQTFTPVGRSAALEGIENPRIGLFALNGGTDAPVVEAAFDWFQVTPDEPPGPVDPSDEFTGDALDKCRWNAIVREDPTAYQISDGSLRVDVPNGDIYGTDNTGPTNFILQNAPSGDWTLETKVDGSLLDEQYQQAGLIVYADDDNYLKFDYIVDNQAGQTVTRRIEFRSEIDGVVQNPQPGAESLTESVWHLRLARSGDTFTASYSTDGTTWTALTELTNAAVGATPKVGLFTLGGNQTASKAASFDYFRLSTDAGSDDETAPVTTAEVSGTPVEGWLTGPATVTLTAVDEDGGSGVARTEYQLDDATDWTAYTGPVPVTGDGEHELRFRSADEAGNVEETKAVTVRIDATAPVSTASFAPANDAGWHDGTVPVVLTSTDAGSGVALLEWSLDGGDWTPYTEPVEITGDGDHELLYRATDTAGNAETLKAAVVRIDGTKPTLLVSGIADGQLYGDSQDVRVSWQAVDPTSGIATVVGQLDGRPYVSGTLQAMYELPLGLHELTVTANDKAGNATTTTVRFFVTTSFRDMQNLLDRFKATGRLSNKAYNQLSKRLSNARTAEAEGNDRRAINQLTAFRTLAGDAELVGEAEIRDVLIRDADAMIVRLGGTASKTGVRANDGESVKGAGRLGGDPTRLAPGRKL from the coding sequence GTGCCCCGAACACCTCGTGCCCGTGCACCCCTGACAGCCGCCTTCCTATCCCTGGGCCTCGCCGCGACCATGCTCCTGGCGGCCCCGGCCGCCCAGGCCGCGCCCGCCCCCGTCGCCCAGGCGGTACCGGAAGCCGCCGCCGAGACGTTCTCGGTGCTGGTCTTCTCCAAGACCGCCGGCTTCCGCCACGCCTCCATCCCAACCGGCATCGCCGCCATCCAGGAACTCGGCGCGGAGCACGGTTTCACCGTCGACACCACTGAGGACGGCGCTGCCTTCACCGACGCCAACCTGGCCCAGTACCGGGCCGTGATCTGGCTCTCCACCACCGGAGACGTGCTCACCGCCGACCAGCAGGCGGCGTTCGAGCGCTACATCCAGGCCGGTGGCGGCTACGCCGGCATCCACGCCGCCGCCGACACCGAGTACAGCTGGGCCTGGTACGGCGAATTAGTGGGGGCGTACTTCAACAGCCACCCGGCCAACCAGCAGGCCACGGTCAAGGTGGAGGATCCGGCTCATCCCTCCACCGCCCACCTGCCGGGACGCTGGTCCCGGTTCGACGAGTGGTACAACTACCGCACCAACCCGCGTGGTTCGGTGCACGTGCTGGCCACCCTCGACGAGACCAGCTACAACGCGGGCTCCGGCGCGATGGGGCCGGACCACCCGATCGCCTGGTGCCAGGACTACGACGGCGGCCGGGCCTGGTACACCGGCGGTGGCCACACCGACGAGTCGTACGCCGAACCGGAGTTCCGCACCCACCTGCTCGGCGGCATCCGCACCGCCGCCGGGATCCAGGGTGCCGACTGCGGTGCGTCGCTTACCGCCAGCTTCGAGAAGGTGACGCTGGACAGCAACACCAGCAACCCGATGGAGCTGGACATCGCGCCCGACGGCCGGGTCTTCTACATCGAACGCGACGGCCGGGTGCAGATCGTCAAGCCGGACACCGGCAACACGGTCACCGCCATCGACCTCGACGTCTTCACCGGCAACGAGGACGGCCTGATCGGCATCCGGCTCGACCCGGACTTCGCCACCAACAACTGGGTGTACCTCTACTACGCCCCGAACGACGGCGTGGCACGCAACGTGCTCTCCCGGTTCACGGTCAGCGGCGACTCGATCGACGCGGCCAGCGAGGAGGTCGTGCTCCAGGTCGACACCCAGCGCAACACCTGCTGCCACGCTGGCGGCACCATGACGTTCGACTCCGCCGGCAACCTCTACCTGGCCACCGGGGACAACACCAACCCGTTCTCGTCGGACGCCTACACGCCGATCGACGAGCGGCCCGGACGCGCCGACTACGACGCGCAGCGCACCTCCGGCAACACCAACGACCTGCGCGGCAAGGTGATCCGGATCCACCCGCAGGACGACGGGACGTACACCATCCCGGAGGGCAACCTCTTCCCGCCGGGTACGGCGCAGACCCGGCCCGAGATCTACGCGATGGGCTTCCGCAACCCGTTCCGGATCGGCATCGACCCGGCCACCGACACCCTCTACGTCGCCGACTACGGCCCGGACGCCGCGTCGGACAACCCCAACCGGGGCCCCGAGGGCCTGGTCGAGTGGAACATCGTCGACGAACCGGGCAACTACGGCTGGCCGTACTGCACGGGCACCAACGAGGCGTACAACGACTACCAGTTCCCCTCCGGCCCGAGCGGGCCGAAGTTCGACTGCGCCGCAGTGGTGAACAACTCGCCGAACAACACCGGCCTGACCAACCTGCCGCCGGCCATCCCGGCCACCGTCGACTACGGCTACGGCGGTGACCCGCGCTACCCCGAGATCGGTGGCGGTGGCGCGCCGATGGGCGGCCCGGTCTACCGGTACGACGCCGACCTCGACTCGGACCGCAAGTGGCCGGCGTACTACGACGGCAAGGCGCTGCTCGGCGAGTGGAACCAGTCGAAGATGTACACGATGCAGGTCACCGAGGACGGCACCGAGCTGGTCGACATCAACCAGTTGCTCACCGGGATGTCCTTCATCCGGCCGATGGACTTCGAGTTCGGTCCGGACGGCGCGATGTACCTGATCGAGTGGGGCAGCGGCTTCGGCGGCAACAACGACAACTCCGGCGTCTACCGGATCGACTACATCGCCGGTGACCGGGCACCGATCGCGGTGGCCAACGCCGAGCCCACCTCCGGGCAGGCCCCGCTGACCGTCGCCTTCTCCAGTGCCGGCTCGCGCGACCCGGACGGCGGCACGCTCACCTACGCCTGGACGTTCGGCGACGGTGGCACCTCCACCGAGGCCAACCCCACCCACACGTACGCCGAGGCGGGCAACTACACCGCCCAGCTCACCGTCACCAACCCCAAGGGTCGTACGGCGGTGGCGAACGTGCCGATCACGGTGGGCAACACCGCGCCGACCGTGACCATCGAGTTCCCGCCGGACGGCGGCTTCTTCGACTGGGGCGACCAGGTCAAGTACACGATCACGGTGACCGACCCGGAGGACGGGGACGTCGACTGCGCCGACGTCCAACTCCAGGTGCTGCTCGGGCATGACGAGCACGCCCACCCGCTGGAGCAGCACACCGGCTGCACCGGCACGGTGCAGACCCAGCTCGCCGCCGGCCACGGCGCCGAGGCGAACGTCTTCACCGTGTTCGAGGCCAGCTACACCGACCAGGGCGGGTCCGGTGGGGCCGACCCGCTGACCGGCCGCGCGATCGAGATTCTCCAGCCCAAGCGCAAGCAGGCCGAATACTTCACCGCGACCGGCCGGACCGAGGACGGCACCGGCGGCGGCGACCCCGGGGTGCAGCGCGAGGCGACCGGCGACTCCGCCGGTGGCGGCCAGAACATCGGTTTCATCGAGGACGGCGACTGGTGGTCGGTCGTACCGGCCGACCTGACCGGGATCGACGAGATCCGGTTCCGGGTCGCCTCGGCCGTCAGCGGCGGCGTGATCGAGGTGCGGGCCGGCGCGGTCGACGGACCTGTGGTCGCCACGGCGGCCGTGCCGGGTACCGGCGACTGGCAGACCTACACCGACGTCACCGCACCGGTGACCGGCGCGGCGAGCGGTTCGCTGTACTTCGTCGCCCAGGACCCGGCCGGCGGCGCGGGATCGCTGTTCAACGTCAACTGGGCGGACTTCGTCGGTAAGGGCGTCACCGACAACGCGCCGCCGGCGGTCACCGCGACCGCCACGCCGGCCTCCGGCACCGCGCCGGTCACCATCGCGTTCGGCGGCACCGCCACCGACCCCGAGGGTGACACCCCGCTGACGTACGAGTGGGACTTCGGTGACGGCGGCACGGCGGACACGCTCCAGGCCGAGCACACGTACACCGCACCCGGCAACTACACCGCCACCCTGACGGTGACCGACAGCCGTGGTGCCCGGTCGTACGCGACCGTACCGGTCCGGATCGACGCGCCGAACACTTCCTGTTTCGGCACCCGGTCCGACGACTTCAGCGGCGACAGCCTGGACCGGGACCGGTGGGAGGTGGTGCGGGAGAACCAGCTCCTGGCCGTCTCCGACGACGCGCTGCGGCTCCCCACCGGCGTCGGCGACCTGTACGGCAGCCGTAACGACGCCACCAACCTGGTGCTCCAGCCGGCACCGTCGGGAGCCTGGCAGGCGACCACGAAGGTCACCCTGCCGGTGACCGCCAACTACCAGCAGGCCGGCCTGCTGGTCTACGGCGACGACGAGAACTACGCCAAGCTGGACCTGCTCTACAACGGCAGCCGCCGGGTGGAGTTCATCCGGGAGACCGCCGGCACCCCGCGCAACGAGGGTGCCGACAGCACCGACGCACCGGCGGGTGACACTGTCTACCTGCGGGTGAGTAGCGACGGCACCAGCCTGACCGCCGCGCTCTCGGCCGACGGCCAGACCTTCACCCCGGTCGGTCGCTCCGCCGCGTTGGAGGGCATCGAGAATCCGCGGATCGGCCTGTTCGCGCTCAACGGGGGCACCGACGCACCCGTGGTCGAGGCGGCCTTCGACTGGTTCCAGGTGACGCCGGACGAGCCGCCCGGCCCGGTCGACCCGTCGGACGAGTTCACCGGTGACGCACTGGACAAGTGCCGGTGGAACGCGATCGTCCGGGAGGACCCGACCGCCTACCAGATCAGCGACGGGTCGCTGCGGGTCGACGTGCCCAACGGTGACATCTACGGCACGGACAACACCGGGCCGACGAACTTCATTCTCCAGAACGCACCGAGCGGCGACTGGACGTTGGAGACCAAGGTCGACGGCAGTCTGCTGGACGAGCAGTACCAGCAGGCCGGCCTGATCGTGTACGCCGACGACGACAACTACCTGAAGTTCGACTACATCGTGGACAACCAGGCCGGCCAGACGGTCACGCGGCGGATCGAGTTCCGCAGCGAGATCGACGGAGTGGTACAGAATCCGCAGCCCGGTGCGGAGAGCCTCACCGAGTCGGTGTGGCATCTGCGGTTGGCCCGCAGCGGTGACACGTTCACCGCGTCGTACTCGACGGACGGCACCACCTGGACCGCGCTGACCGAGCTGACAAACGCCGCCGTCGGTGCGACGCCGAAGGTGGGCCTGTTCACCCTCGGCGGCAACCAGACCGCATCGAAGGCGGCATCGTTCGACTACTTCCGGCTCTCCACCGACGCCGGATCGGACGACGAGACCGCGCCGGTCACCACGGCAGAGGTGTCCGGCACCCCGGTCGAGGGTTGGCTCACCGGCCCGGCGACGGTCACCCTGACCGCGGTCGACGAGGACGGCGGCAGCGGGGTGGCGCGCACCGAGTACCAGCTCGATGACGCCACCGACTGGACCGCATACACCGGTCCGGTGCCGGTGACCGGGGACGGCGAGCACGAGCTGCGGTTCCGCTCCGCCGACGAGGCCGGCAACGTGGAGGAGACGAAGGCGGTCACCGTCCGCATCGACGCCACCGCGCCGGTCAGCACCGCGTCGTTCGCCCCGGCGAACGACGCGGGCTGGCACGACGGCACCGTCCCGGTGGTGCTCACCTCGACCGACGCCGGTTCCGGGGTGGCGCTGCTGGAGTGGTCGCTGGACGGTGGCGACTGGACGCCGTACACCGAGCCGGTCGAGATCACTGGCGACGGGGACCACGAGCTGCTCTACCGGGCCACCGACACCGCCGGCAACGCCGAGACGTTGAAGGCGGCGGTGGTACGCATCGACGGCACCAAGCCGACCTTGTTGGTCTCCGGCATCGCCGACGGCCAGCTCTACGGTGACAGCCAGGACGTCCGGGTGTCCTGGCAGGCGGTCGACCCGACCTCGGGCATCGCGACAGTGGTCGGCCAGCTCGACGGCCGTCCCTACGTCAGCGGCACGCTCCAGGCGATGTACGAGCTGCCGCTGGGCCTGCACGAGCTGACCGTCACGGCGAACGACAAGGCGGGCAACGCCACCACCACGACGGTCCGCTTCTTCGTCACCACCTCGTTCCGGGACATGCAGAACCTGCTGGACCGGTTCAAGGCGACGGGTCGGCTCTCCAACAAGGCGTACAACCAGTTGTCGAAGCGGCTCTCCAACGCCCGTACGGCGGAGGCGGAGGGCAACGACCGACGGGCGATCAACCAGCTCACCGCGTTCCGGACGTTGGCCGGCGACGCCGAACTGGTTGGCGAGGCGGAGATCCGGGACGTGCTGATCCGGGACGCCGATGCCATGATCGTCCGGCTCGGCGGCACGGCCAGCAAGACGGGCGTACGGGCCAACGACGGCGAGTCCGTCAAGGGTGCCGGCCGCCTCGGCGGTGACCCCACGCGGCTGGCTCCCGGCCGCAAGCTGTGA
- a CDS encoding aldo/keto reductase, which produces MNYRRLGDSGLVVSVVGIGCNNFGRKLDVDGTRSVVDAALDAGINFFDTADIYGEPHGASEAQLGAALKGRRDDVVLATKFGMSMAGSNGRDFGVRGSRRYVIRAVEASLRRLDTDYIDLYQFHEPDSGTPIDETLAALDDLVRAGKVRYLGNSNFSGWQIADADWTAKTRGLTRFVSAQNHYSLLNRDVEIEVLPACDRFGLGMLPFFPLANGLLTGKYKRGAAPPAGSRLAGGGRYAQRLAAADWDTIEGIEAYAAERDVPMLHVAIGGLAAQPAVTSVIAGATTPEQVRANAEAGAWQPTEDDLKALRAVLDR; this is translated from the coding sequence ATGAACTATCGCCGGCTGGGCGACTCCGGGCTCGTGGTGTCCGTCGTGGGGATCGGCTGCAACAACTTCGGCCGCAAACTCGATGTCGACGGCACCCGCTCGGTGGTCGACGCGGCCCTGGACGCCGGAATCAACTTCTTCGACACCGCCGACATCTACGGCGAGCCGCACGGCGCCTCGGAGGCGCAGCTCGGCGCGGCCCTGAAGGGCCGCCGCGACGACGTGGTGCTGGCGACCAAGTTCGGCATGTCGATGGCCGGTAGCAACGGGCGGGACTTCGGGGTACGCGGCTCGCGGCGGTACGTGATCCGGGCGGTCGAGGCGTCACTGCGGCGACTGGACACCGACTACATCGACCTGTACCAGTTCCACGAGCCGGACTCCGGCACCCCGATCGACGAGACGCTGGCCGCCCTGGACGACCTGGTCCGCGCCGGCAAGGTGCGGTATCTGGGCAACTCCAACTTCTCCGGCTGGCAGATCGCCGATGCCGACTGGACGGCCAAGACCCGGGGACTCACCCGGTTCGTCAGCGCGCAGAACCACTACAGCCTGCTCAACCGGGACGTCGAGATCGAGGTGCTGCCGGCCTGCGACCGGTTCGGCTTGGGCATGCTGCCGTTCTTCCCGCTGGCCAACGGGCTGCTCACCGGCAAGTACAAGCGGGGCGCGGCGCCACCCGCCGGCAGCCGGCTGGCCGGCGGTGGCCGGTACGCCCAGCGGCTCGCCGCCGCCGACTGGGACACCATCGAGGGCATCGAGGCGTACGCCGCGGAACGGGATGTGCCGATGCTGCACGTGGCCATCGGTGGGTTGGCCGCCCAACCGGCGGTCACCTCGGTGATCGCCGGTGCCACCACGCCGGAGCAGGTGCGCGCCAACGCCGAGGCCGGTGCCTGGCAGCCCACCGAGGACGACCTCAAGGCGCTGCGGGCGGTGCTCGACCGCTGA